The following are encoded together in the Humulus lupulus chromosome 5, drHumLupu1.1, whole genome shotgun sequence genome:
- the LOC133780313 gene encoding low affinity inorganic phosphate transporter 4-like, producing the protein MAIAVLDALDNARTQWYHVTAIVIAGMGFFTDAYDLFCISAVSKLLGRLYYFDPVSLKPGKLPPRVNNSVTGVALVGTLAGQLFFGWLGDKLGRKKVYGITLIMMVICAICSGLSFGASPHAVMGTLCFFRFWLGFGIGGDYPLSATIMSEYANKKTRGAFIAAVFAMQGVGIIFAGLVSMILSHIFLLSNAAPPFNKDKLFSPVFSTQPNADYLWRMVLMIGALPAILTYYWRMKMPETGRYTAMIEGNAKQAAADMGRVLEIEIHEEQDKLAQYKAANSYSLLSMEFLRRHGLHLVGTSTTWFLLDIAFYSQNLTQKDIFPAINLVKKDVEVNALREVFETARAMFVIALCGTFPGYWVTVFLIEKLGRFKIQLMGFFMMAVFMLIIGIKYDYLKTHGSLFAVLYGLTFFFANFGPNSTTFVLPAELFPTRVRSTCHAISAASGKAGAIIGAFGVQNYTLDGTPRKIKKAMFILAATNILGFLFTFLLVETKGRSLEEISGEDGGAEQAARNNNTGAGTVSMTMQESESRVREESA; encoded by the coding sequence ATGGCCATAGCGGTCCTTGATGCCCTAGACAACGCCCGGACACAATGGTACCACGTCACAGCCATAGTGATCGCCGGAATGGGATTCTTTACCGACGCATACGACCTCTTCTGCATCTCAGCCGTCTCAAAACTCCTGGGCCGTCTTTACTATTTCGACCCCGTATCATTAAAGCCCGGAAAGCTCCCCCCTAGAGTTAATAACTCCGTGACTGGAGTAGCTCTGGTCGGAACCCTCGCCGGCCAACTCTTCTTCGGTTGGCTCGGCGATAAACTAGGCCGCAAGAAAGTTTACGGAATCACCCTCATCATGATGGTCATTTGCGCAATTTGCTCCGGCCTTTCTTTTGGCGCCAGCCCACACGCCGTCATGGGAACCCTATGTTTCTTTAGGTTTTGGCTAGGGTTCGGTATAGGAGGTGACTACCCGCTCTCCGCCACCATCATGTCGGAGTACGCCAACAAAAAGACCCGTGGTGCCTTCATCGCTGCCGTGTTCGCCATGCAAGGCGTGGGGATCATCTTTGCGGGGCTAGTTTCCATGATTCTTTCCCATATTTTTCTCCTCAGCAATGCGGCTCCTCCGTTCAACAAGGATAAGTTGTTCTCTCCAGTTTTTTCAACTCAACCGAACGCTGATTACTTGTGGCGAATGGTATTAATGATCGGAGCTTTACCGGCGATCTTGACTTACTACTGGCGTATGAAGATGCCCGAAACAGGTCGATACACGGCGATGATCGAAGGGAACGCCAAGCAAGCCGCAGCTGACATGGGACGTGTTTTGGAGATAGAGATACATGAAGAACAAGATAAGTTGGCTCAGTACAAGGCTGCGAATAGCTACTCTTTACTGTCTATGGAGTTCTTACGTCGTCATGGGCTTCATCTGGTGGGGACTTCCACCACTTGGTTCTTATTAGACATAGCTTTCTACAGCCAAAACCTAACCCAGAAAGACATTTTCCCAGCCATAAATCTGGTCAAAAAAGACGTCGAAGTCAACGCTCTTAGAGAAGTCTTCGAAACAGCTCGTGCCATGTTCGTAATCGCCTTGTGTGGAACCTTTCCCGGATACTGGGTCACCGTCTTCTTAATCGAAAAACTTGGTCGTTTCAAAATCCAACTTATGGGTTTCTTCATGATGGCCGTATTCATGTTGATCATAGGTATCAAGTACGACTATCTTAAAACTCACGGATCTCTGTTTGCAGTACTCTATGGTTTGACCTTCTTCTTCGCCAACTTCGGTCCCAACAGCACAACGTTCGTGTTGCCGGCCGAGCTGTTTCCGACACGTGTGAGGTCCACGTGCCACGCTATCAGCGCAGCCTCCGGTAAGGCCGGTGCGATTATTGGCGCATTTGGGGTTCAGAACTACACTTTGGATGGTACCCCGAGGAAAATTAAAAAAGCCATGTTCATTTTGGCCGCAACCAACATTTTGGGCTTTCTCTTCACTTTCTTACTTGTAGAGACCAAAGGACGGTCTCTGGAGGAGATTTCTGGTGAAGATGGCGGCGCCGAGCAAGCTGCCAGAAATAATAATACCGGCGCCGGAACAGTTTCCATGACAATGCAGGAAAGTGAAAGCAGGGTAAGGGAAGAGTCTGCTTAA